One Vanessa atalanta chromosome 8, ilVanAtal1.2, whole genome shotgun sequence genomic window carries:
- the LOC125065987 gene encoding chaoptin-like, whose protein sequence is MVLGDGSARRALRTALACLFVSALAPERLEPCEGSPLCSCRAAHMSCTAVPLHRFPEWPRIELQHLDISMSNLEVISESALDGLRLQTLVLVANRFHYIESHALSTMANSLASLDLGYNEFTDIPEQGLKDLKVLNWLNLQNNFIAEVSPEVKWHHLENTLTSLSLSSNQITQLMSQALTSLNHLLQLDLEGNYLRTISPDSLPTSLTVLKLSNNFLHEISCDLLYNLPRLQMLHMRHNSITIDINSNSLNNKTKKLEKLDLSNNNINDTSEILIFREIQIRQIILDLNELTVVPKLLYTNNRIERLSISYNKLTLIHRDVFVSLKNSLEHLEVEHNKLSHLPDNLAQVVRLRHLSLAYNQLEESPLLPSRIQTLSLAGNFLTSIPSALQTLEPGSIRYLDLSYNRISNLLPNEFREWSFSLGTLNLKGNRIAQIYKNVFPASMPVKEINLSFNDLYYIHPQSFSNLTGSLHVLEASATIFSGYFPFEIDDGLENLSWLSFDNNDFHILKLSDISLFPNLKYLNLDYNRIVEIIVDEENFNVSLALNNIRISYNFLNIIPTKTFSRIPELRNLDLSYNRINNLTKNSFTNLPNLRYLSLAGNLIDYIEVETFVNLPKLEVLELQGNNLTYLSLYSLYNVSNQYTTLTLNISKNNVKHIEGDTEVSISIFDGSYNDFHDVPNMFFLAIDSTIRQIILSHNKITHISSEAFGQSVYLEILDLHKNSISIIKRKSFTDLISLQILDISFNSIYQLSVEQFYNLHKLRYLKMDHNNIRLLPRDVFKNTVIEHLDLSFNEISLFPVTALSQIGFTLRYLDLSNNRLEYLDSNIFRNTQFLSNLNLAHNLLTVLSDNTFSCLGALRRLDLSFNSIKANFKELFHNLPNLRHLNLANLSLKSVPYLPLTNLTSLNLTSNYITSFKEIDVRRLLNLRHLDLSQNRLTSIVPKMWVHLKNLNVLDISYNPIVRITPNSFKSLNNLSYLNLNGLKYLDIVDQDSFRPLISLRSLHVQTWSTINHSSFRLSNITSCLPSLYKLVIHCSDEIMDKQLQGIDAKRIRYLEIRGLNLQRISDDAFESFANSQEIFIRISETSITKLPAAFMKHLSQVPQLGIDVSYNQISRIDPAIFYPNFTSWSHVATKLLSGGLILTGNPLRCECELAWLGAWMRRWLQENEAGAELRRAVRSATCKDQHGRRIPLLQLRADEAECHASALSSDAQPNYTNIVYTVTLTLWTLVLR, encoded by the exons ATGGTGTTGGGCGATGGTAGTGCGCGGCGAGCGCTGCGTACAGCGCTGGCATGCTTGTTCGTCAGTGCTCTCGCCCCGGAACGCCTCGAGCCCTGTGAGGGCAGTCCCCTGTGCTCCTGTCGCGCAGCACATATGTCCTGTACTGCTGTACCATTACATAGGTTTCCag aatgGCCACGAATAGAACTGCAACACCTGGACATAAGTATGTCCAATCTTGAAGTAATATCAGAAAGTGCATTGGACGGACTACGCCTGCAGACCTTAGTTTTAGTCGCTAACAGGTTTCACTACATCGAATCGCATGCACTTAG cacGATGGCTAATTCTTTGGCTTCGTTAGATCTTGGTTACAACGAATTTACAGATATCCCCGAGCAAGGCTTAAAAGATTTGAAAGTACTTAATTGGTTGAATTTGCaaaa CAACTTTATAGCAGAGGTCAGTCCAGAGGTTAAGTGGCATCATTTGGAAAATACACTTACGAGTTTATCTCTGAGCAGTAACCAAATAACCCAATTGATGTCTCAAGCTCTCACATCTTTGAATCATCTATTACAACTAGATTTGGAAGGAAATTATCTTCGTACAATCAGCCCTGACTCCTTACCAACCTCCCTCACCGTATTGAAGCTGTCAAACAATTTCCTGCATGAAATATCCTGTGATTTATTGTATAATCTTCCTAGGTTACAAATGTTACATATGCGCCACAATTCAATTACAATTGATATTAATTCTAATagccttaataataaaactaagaaaTTAGAAAAATTAGACTTAAGTAACAACAACATAAATGATACATCCGAGATACTTATATTTCGTGAAATACAAATAAGGCAAATTATTTTAGATCTCAATGAACTAACAGTAGTTCCAAAATTACTATATACTAATAATCGTATAGAAAGATTGTCCATATCATATAACAAGCTCACTTTAATTCATCGAGATGTATTTGTATCACTTAAAAATTCACTTGAACATTTAGAAGTGGAGCACAACAAATTATCTCATTTGCCGGATAATTTAGCGCAGGTCGTGCGACTTAGACATTTATCGTTAGCCTACAATCAATTAGAGGAATCTCCTTTACTTCCGAGCCGTATCCAAACTCTGTCACTAGCTGGAAACTTTTTAACTTCCATACCTTCTGCACTTCAGACGCTTGAACCCGGCTCCATTAGATATCTCGACTTAAGCTATAACAGAATATCTAATTTATTGCCGAATGAATTCCGAGAATGGTCTTTTTCTCTTGGGACTCTAAACCTAAAAGGAAACAGGATAgcgcaaatttataaaaacgtttttccGGCAAGTATGCCAGTGAAAGAGATTAACTTGAGCTTTAACGACCTATACTACATACACCCGCAATCTTTTTCTAACTTAACTGGCTCTTTGCACGTTCTAGAAGCTTCCGCGACTATATTCAGTGGGTACTTTCCTTTTGAAATTGATGATGGACTCGAAAATCTTAGTTGGTTATCGtttgataataatgattttcatatattaaaattgtcagatatttcattatttccaaatttgaaatatttaaatttagattacaaTCGAATAGTTGAAATTATTGTTGAtgaagaaaattttaatgtttcattagCATTAAATAACATACGGATATCGTACAACTTTTTGAACATTATTCCGACGAAAACATTTTCACGTATACCCGAGTTAAGAAACTTAGATTTATCTTATAACCGTATCAATAACTTGACTAAGAACAGTTTTACCAACTTGCCTAACTTGAGATATTTATCTCTTGCGGGTAACTTAATCGATTACATAGAAGTGGAAACATTTGTTAATTTACCAAAATTAGAAGTTTTGGAACTCCAAGGAAACAACTTAACATATCTCTCTCTTTACTCTTTATATAATGTTTCTAATCAGTATACGACACTTACACTAAATATcagtaaaaataatgtcaagcaTATCGAAGGGGACACTGAAGTCTCCATTAGTATATTTGATGGTTCCTACAACGATTTTCATGATGTGCCAAATATGTTTTTTCTAGCCATTGATTCTACGATCAGGCAGATTATCCTgtcacataataaaataactcatatATCAAGCGAAGCTTTTGGACAATCTGTATACTTAGAAATATTAGACCtacataaaaatagtattagtattataaaaaggaaATCCTTTACGGATCTTATATCTTTGCAAATATTAGACAtttcttttaattcaatttatcaaCTTTCAGTGGAgcagttttataatttacacaaattaagatatttaaaaatggaccACAATAATATAAGACTACTTCCAAgagatgtatttaaaaatacagttatagaACATTTGGATTTAAGTTTTAACGAAATATCATTATTCCCCGTCACGGCACTCTCTCAAATTGGATTCACATTACGCTACTTAGACCTATCGAATAACAGATTAGAATATCTGGACAgtaatatatttcgaaatacACAGTTCTTATCAAATCTTAACTTGGCACACAACTTGTTGACGGTCTTATCTGATAATACGTTTTCTTGTCTTGGAGCCTTACGACGATTGGACCTTAGTTTTAACTCCATCAAAGCAAACTTTAAGGAGCTGTTTCACAACCTTCCTAACCTGAGGCATTTGAATCTTGCAAATTTAAGTTTGAAATCAGTGCCTTATCTACCTTTGACTAATTTAACGAGTCTCAATTTAACTTCGAATTACATAACCAGTTTTAAGGAGATTGATGTAAGGCGATTATTGAATCTTCGCCACTTAGACTTAAGCCAGAATCGACTTACCTCTATAGTGCCAAAAATGTGGGTTCATCTCAAGAATTTAAACGTACTAGATATTTCATACAATCCTATAGTAAGAATAACGCCAAAtagttttaaatctttaaataatttgtcatatttaaatttaaatgggcttaaatatttagatatagttGACCAAGATTCTTTCCGTCCCTTAATATCCTTGCGATCCTTACACGTTCAAACTTGGTCTACCATAAATCATTCAAGTTTTCGACTCTCTAATATCACTTCCTGTCTTCCATCCTTGTATAAGTTGGTAATACACTGTTCAGACGAAATTATGGATAAACAACTGCAAGGAATAGATGCAAAGAGAATACGATATTTAGAAATCAGAGGATTAAATTTGCAGAGAATATCTGACGATGCATTTGAGTCGTTCGCAAATAGCCAAGagatatttattagaataagcGAGACGTCAATAACCAAACTACCGGCAGCATTTATGAAGCATCTCTCGCAAGTCCCTCAATTAGGTATCGACGTTAGCTACAATCAAATATCGAGAATAGATCCGGCTATATTCTATCCCAATTTCACGAGCTGGAGTCACGTAGCAACTAAATTACTTTCAG GCGGATTAATTCTAACCGGAAATCCGCTGCGATGTGAATGCGAGCTAGCCTGGCTAGGCGCCTGGATGAGGCGCTGGTTGCAAGAGAACGAGGCTGGAGCTGAACTAAGGAGGGCTGTTCGTAGTGCCACTTGTAAGGATCAGCACGGAAGGCGCATACCGCTCCTGCAACTTCGAGCAGACGAAGCTGAGTGCCACGCTAGTGCCCTTTCCAGTGACGCGCAACCAAACTATACAAATATCGTTTATACGGTTACGTTGACATTGTGGACGTTAGTTCTTAGATGA